ATGACCGAAAAAGAGCATTTTTTTTGGAATAAGCTCTTAGAGCTGGCCAAAGAGGAACTAACACAAGCCACTTTTGATTATTATGTCCTAGATACCAAGCTCATCAAAGTTCAAAATAACGTTGCTACAATTCTGCTTGAAGAAGTCAAAAAGCTATTCTGGGAAAAGAATATGCAATCTTTCATTTTGATGGCTGGTTTTGAAGCCTATAATAGTGAAATAAAAGTTGAGTACGTCTTTGACGAAGCACTCATAAACGAGGCAAATCCAACTGTAGCAAATAATAACTTTGGTAATAAAAAGGAACAGCAGACCCCTGCTCTTCCTACATTGGACTCAGACTTAAATAGTAAGTATACCTTTGATAATTTTATCCAAGGGGATGAAAATCGTTGGTCAGTTGCTGCATCTTTAGCTGTAGCTGATTCACCAGGAGCTACTTATAACCCTCTATTTATTTACGGAGGACCTGGTCTCGGGAAAACTCACTTGCTCAATGCCATTGGAAACAAGGTCTTACATGATAATCCTCAAGCACGCATTAAATACATCACTGCAGAGAATTTCATTAATGAATTTGTTGTACATATCCGTTTAGATAAAATGGACGAACTAAAACTTAAATATCGTCATCTGGACGTTCTCTTAATTGACGATATTCAATCATTGGCTAAAAAATCAACGCAAGCCACTCAAGAGGAATTCTTCAATACTTTCAATGTCCTTCACAATAATAATAAACAAATTGTCCTGACTAGCGACCGTAATCCAGATCAATTGAACGAGATGGAAGAGCGTCTTGTCACGCGCTTTAAATGGGGGTTAACCGTCAATATCACACCACCTGACTTTGAAACGCGAGTGGCCATTCTTACTAATAAGATTATGGACTATGATTATCATTTTCCTCCTGAAACAATTGAGTATTTAGCTGGCCAATTTGATTCAAATGTCCGTGACTTGGAGGGGGCCTTAAAAGATATTAGCTTAGTTGCCAATGTTCGCCAGTTAGATACTATCACAGTTGAGGTAGCTGCTGAAGCTATTCGTGCACGTAAAATGGATGGTCCTAAGTTAACTCTTATTCCGATTGAGGATATCCAAACTGAGGTAGGGAAATTTTATAATGTCACTGTAAAAGAAATTAAGGCAACTAAACGAACACAAAATATTGTCTTGGCACGTCAGGTAGCCATGTATCTTGCGCGTGAAATGACTGATAACTCCCTTCCAAAAATTGGAAAAGAATTTGGCGGAAGAGACCACTCAACTGTCTTACACGCATACAATAAAATCAAAAATATGATTGCCCAAGATGACAGTTTACGCATTGAAATTGATACCATCAAAAACAAGATAAAATGACACTTGTGGATAACTATTAAAAATCATTCAAACTTTTCCACAGGCTGTGCACAAGTTCAAAGCCTTGATAAAACTATGTTTTGTAGACTTATGCACAGTGTCCACAAGACCTACTACTACTACTAAAATAATACTAATAAAAATAAAGGAGCATCATGATTCAATTTGCGATTAATAAAGCTTATTTCTTACAAGCACTTCATACGACTCGCCGTGCTATTTCTTCTAAAAATGCTATCCCAATTCTATCGACGATTAAAATCGAAGTTACCAGTGATGGTATCTATTTGACAGGATCAAATGGACAAATCTCAATTGAAAATAGTATCTCAGTTTCGGAAGAAAATGCAGGTCTATTAATTACACAGCCAGGTAGTATCCTTTTGGAAGCAAACTTTTTCATTAATGTTGTCTCAAGCTTGCCTGATGTTACCCTTACTTTTGAAGAAATCGAACAATACCAAGTTTTACTAAAGAGTGGTAAATCAGAGATTACTTTAAAAGGGAAAGATGTTGAACAATATCCCCGTATTCAGGAAGTTGATAGCTTGACACCATTACTCATGGACACAAAAGTTTTAAAATCTATCATTGCTGAAACTTCATTTGCAGCAAGCACACAAGAAAGTCGTCCAATTTTAACCGGAGTTCATTTTGTTCTTTCAAATCATAAAGATCTAAAAGCTGTAGCAACTGACTCTCACCGAATGAGCCAACGTCAACTTGTTCTGGAGCATTCTGCAGATAACTTTGATGTTGTAATCCCAAGTCGCTCACTTAAAGAATTGTCAGCAGTCTTTAGCGATGATATTGAAAACTTAGAGGTCTTCTTCTCAGCAAATCAAATTCTATTCCGTAGTGAAACAATTTCTTTCTATACACGTTTACTTGAAGGAAATTATCCAGACACTAATCGTCTCTTGTCCGATTCATTTGAAACAGAAGTTGTTTTTGAGACAGCTAGCCTTCGTTCTGCTATGGAACGTTCATATTTGATTTCTAATGCTAGTCAAAGTGGTACCGTTAAACTCGAAATCATTAATGGTAGTGTCAGTGCCCATGTTAATTCGCCAGAAGTCGGAAAGGTGAATGAGGATATTGACGTGCAAGATGTTTCAGGTAGTGATTTGGTCATTAGTTTCAATCCAACCTACCTAATAGATGCTTTGAAAGCTCTTAAGAGTGAGACTGTCCGTGTACGTTTCATTTCACCAGTACGTCCATTTACATTGACGCCAGCAGATGACAGTGAGAATTTTATTCAATTGATTACACCTGTAAGAACAAACTAAAATCGAAAAAGTTATCCACTGTGGATAACTTTTTTACTAGAAAGGGAGTTTATGTACCAAATTGGAAGTTTAGTTGAAATGAAAAAACCACATGCTTGTACTATCAAAGCAACAGGAAAAAAAGCTAATGAATGGGAAGTAATCCGTCTTGGAGCTGACATTAAGATTCGTTGTACGAATTGTGATCATGTGGTCATGATGAGTCGTCATGATTTCGAGAAGAAACTTAAGAAGGTTTTATAACAGATGTTGGAGAAACTATATAACGAGAGTTTTATGTTCAGAAAATCAGTTCACTAGCAATATAAAAACTTTCTATAGTTCATAATCATCTTTTTTATAGCATTCTTTGCCTTGCTTTCCTTTTTCTGGTTCTCAAAGGGAAGTTGCCTATTTTTAACAATTTTTGTGTTATAATTAACTGAATTACTTTTTTATGGAGAAATAAATTAATGGCTTTAACAGCAGGTATCGTTGGTTTGCCAAACGTTGGTAAATCAACTCTTTTCAATGCAATTACAAAAGCGGGTGCGGAAGCTGCTAACTATCCTTTCGCAACAATTGATCCAAACGTCGGTATGGTTGAGGTACCGGATGAGCGTTTGACGAAACTGACTGAACTTATTACCCCTAAAAAGACAGTTCCAACCACATTTGAGTTCACAGATATTGCGGGTATCGTAAAAGGAGCATCAAAGGGTGAAGGTCTTGGAAATAAGTTCTTGGCGAACATTCGTGAAGTAGATGCGATTGTCCATGTCGTTCGTGCTTTCGATGATGAAAACGTTATGCGTGAACAAGGGCGTGAGGATGCCTTTGTAGATCCGATGGCTGATATTGATACAATCAATCTAGAATTGATTTTGGCTGACCTTGAATCAATTAACAAACGTTATGCGCGTGTCGAAAAAATTGCACGTACACAAAAAGATAAAGATTCTTTAGCAGAGTTTAATATTCTTCAAAAGATTAAACCCGTTCTAGAAGATGGTAAGTCTGCACGTACGATTGATTTTACTGAGGAAGAGCAAAAAATTGTTAAGGGACTCTTCCTCTTAACAACAAAACCAGTACTTTATGTGGCTAATGTTGATGAAGACCAAGTCGCAAATCCTGATGATATTGATTATGTCAAACAAATTCGCGAGTTTGCAGCGACTGAAAATGCAGAAGTAGTTGTTATCTCGGCACGTGTTGAGGAAGAAATTTCTGAATTGGATGATGAAGACAAAGAAATGTTCTTGGAAGACCTTGGTTTGACAGAATCAGGAGTTGATAAACTGACACGCGCAGCCTATCACTTGCTTGGTCTTGGAACTTACTTTACTGCTGGTGAGAAAGAAGTACGTGCTTGGACCTTTAAACGCGGTATCAAGGCACCACAGGCAGCCGGAATTATCCACTCTGACTTCGAGAAAGGCTTTATCCGTGCCGTAACCATGTCTTACGATGATCTCATTAAATATGGTTCTGAGAAAGCTGTTAAGGAAGCTGGTCGCCTTCGTGAAGAAGGAAAAGAATACGTTGTCCAAGATGGCGACATCATGGAATTCCGTTTCAACGTTTAGAAAATAAAAATAGTGCACAAGGCTGAAAAGTATTTTTCAGTCCTTTTGCTGTTTATCAAAGAGGAGAAATAATGACAAAATTAGTAGTTGGCTTGGGAAATCCTGGTTCAAAATACCATGAGACACGTCACAATGTTGGTTTTATGGCTATTGACCTAATGGCTAAGGAACTGGGATTAACTTTTTCTGAAGAAAGGACCTTTAAGGCTGAAGTGGCTTCGACCTTTTTAAACGGTGAGAAGGTTTATTTTGTGAAACCAACAACCTTTATGAATCTATCAGGTCTAGCTGTTAGAGCATTACTAGCTTATTACAATATTCCCATGGAGGATTTTATCGTCATTTACGATGACTTAGATATGGAAGTTGGGAAATTGCGCTTTCGTCAAAAAGGTTCAGCGGGTGGTCATAATGGTATTAAATCTATCATTGCTGAAACTGGCACTCAAGAATTTGACCGTATAAAAATTGGTATTGGCCGCCCACAGAAAGGAATGACGGTCGTTAATCATGTCCTTGGAAAATTTAGTGAAGACGACTATGCCACAATTTTACTGACTTTAGACAAGGTGGAGGCAGCCCTCAATCATTACCTGAAAACCAATGATTTCGAAGATACTATGAGGCGTTATAATGGCTAATACTCTATTAGATCTTTTTGAGAAGAATCATCAATTGCTTGAGTGGCGTGATAAAGTAACCCTATTGAGTAGGCAGTTGGTCATGGGATTTTCTGGTTCCAGCAAGGCAGTTGTCATGGCATCCGCTCTTTCTGAGCAAGTTCCTAAGATTTTAATCGTTACTTCAACACAAAATGAAGCTGAGCAACTGACAGGAGATTTGTCAGCTATCTTAGGAGAGGATAAGGTTTATTCTTTTTTTGCAGATGATGTAGTAGCTGCAGAGTTTATCTTCGCTTCTCCAGAAAAGACCCATTCTCGTCTTGAAAGTCTTAATTTTTTAATGGATAAAGAGGCCAGTGGGGTTTTGGTCACGAGTTTAGTTGGTACTAAGTTACATTTGCCTAACCCTAAGGTTTATAAAGACTCTCGCATTGACTTAACACCAGGGGAGGAACATGATTTAGAGGCTCTCAGTAAGCATCTGACTCATATTGGATACCAAAGAGTAGAACAGGTTCTCTCACCTGGTGAGTTTAGTCGGAGGGGCGATATTTTAGATATTTATGAACTGACTTCAGAGCTCCCCTACCGTTTAGAATTTTTTGGAGACGAGATTGATGGCATTCGTCAGTTTGATAGCGATAGTCAGAAATCTTTAGACAATTTAGAGCATGTTATCGTATCACCAGCAGATGATATTATCTTAACAAGAGAGGATTACCAGCGTGCTGAGAAGGCCCTAGAAAGTGCGGTCTCGAAGGCAGAAGGTCCTCATAAGGCTTACCTTGAGGAAGTTCTGTCGGTTACGATTGATGGATACCGTCATAAAGATTTACGTAAGTTTTTGTCTCTCTTTTATGATAAGGCTTATACCTTATTTGACTACCTTCCCAAAGGAACTCCTGTATTCATTGATGATTTTCAAAAGATAG
The DNA window shown above is from Streptococcus salivarius and carries:
- the dnaA gene encoding chromosomal replication initiator protein DnaA, with translation MTEKEHFFWNKLLELAKEELTQATFDYYVLDTKLIKVQNNVATILLEEVKKLFWEKNMQSFILMAGFEAYNSEIKVEYVFDEALINEANPTVANNNFGNKKEQQTPALPTLDSDLNSKYTFDNFIQGDENRWSVAASLAVADSPGATYNPLFIYGGPGLGKTHLLNAIGNKVLHDNPQARIKYITAENFINEFVVHIRLDKMDELKLKYRHLDVLLIDDIQSLAKKSTQATQEEFFNTFNVLHNNNKQIVLTSDRNPDQLNEMEERLVTRFKWGLTVNITPPDFETRVAILTNKIMDYDYHFPPETIEYLAGQFDSNVRDLEGALKDISLVANVRQLDTITVEVAAEAIRARKMDGPKLTLIPIEDIQTEVGKFYNVTVKEIKATKRTQNIVLARQVAMYLAREMTDNSLPKIGKEFGGRDHSTVLHAYNKIKNMIAQDDSLRIEIDTIKNKIK
- the dnaN gene encoding DNA polymerase III subunit beta, with the translated sequence MIQFAINKAYFLQALHTTRRAISSKNAIPILSTIKIEVTSDGIYLTGSNGQISIENSISVSEENAGLLITQPGSILLEANFFINVVSSLPDVTLTFEEIEQYQVLLKSGKSEITLKGKDVEQYPRIQEVDSLTPLLMDTKVLKSIIAETSFAASTQESRPILTGVHFVLSNHKDLKAVATDSHRMSQRQLVLEHSADNFDVVIPSRSLKELSAVFSDDIENLEVFFSANQILFRSETISFYTRLLEGNYPDTNRLLSDSFETEVVFETASLRSAMERSYLISNASQSGTVKLEIINGSVSAHVNSPEVGKVNEDIDVQDVSGSDLVISFNPTYLIDALKALKSETVRVRFISPVRPFTLTPADDSENFIQLITPVRTN
- a CDS encoding DUF951 domain-containing protein: MYQIGSLVEMKKPHACTIKATGKKANEWEVIRLGADIKIRCTNCDHVVMMSRHDFEKKLKKVL
- the ychF gene encoding redox-regulated ATPase YchF: MALTAGIVGLPNVGKSTLFNAITKAGAEAANYPFATIDPNVGMVEVPDERLTKLTELITPKKTVPTTFEFTDIAGIVKGASKGEGLGNKFLANIREVDAIVHVVRAFDDENVMREQGREDAFVDPMADIDTINLELILADLESINKRYARVEKIARTQKDKDSLAEFNILQKIKPVLEDGKSARTIDFTEEEQKIVKGLFLLTTKPVLYVANVDEDQVANPDDIDYVKQIREFAATENAEVVVISARVEEEISELDDEDKEMFLEDLGLTESGVDKLTRAAYHLLGLGTYFTAGEKEVRAWTFKRGIKAPQAAGIIHSDFEKGFIRAVTMSYDDLIKYGSEKAVKEAGRLREEGKEYVVQDGDIMEFRFNV
- the pth gene encoding aminoacyl-tRNA hydrolase gives rise to the protein MTKLVVGLGNPGSKYHETRHNVGFMAIDLMAKELGLTFSEERTFKAEVASTFLNGEKVYFVKPTTFMNLSGLAVRALLAYYNIPMEDFIVIYDDLDMEVGKLRFRQKGSAGGHNGIKSIIAETGTQEFDRIKIGIGRPQKGMTVVNHVLGKFSEDDYATILLTLDKVEAALNHYLKTNDFEDTMRRYNG